In Bacillus sp. DX3.1, the following proteins share a genomic window:
- a CDS encoding tyrosine-type recombinase/integrase: MEVRGQSVDSTALFLSTHKKKMTRQAIHKQVKPLLEKVSPKGGLTTHSLRHTYCKSLLEVSGGDLVLVAQMARHESIETTRRYACLSKRKSVSI; the protein is encoded by the coding sequence ATGGAAGTTCGAGGACAATCTGTTGATAGCACAGCCCTTTTTCTTTCCACTCATAAGAAAAAAATGACCAGACAGGCAATTCATAAACAGGTGAAACCACTTTTAGAAAAAGTCTCACCAAAAGGCGGACTAACTACACACAGTCTTAGACATACATATTGTAAAAGTCTTTTAGAAGTTAGTGGTGGTGATCTTGTGTTAGTTGCACAAATGGCTAGACATGAATCTATTGAAACAACTCGTCGATATGCTTGTTTAAGTAAGCGTAAAAGTGTATCCATATGA
- a CDS encoding phage integrase N-terminal SAM-like domain-containing protein, translating into MDFKNWLKNEGKREQTIQVYVRSVRQFMEWLQISHGRNWNPDEISAKFIHEWIHHMQTIEKVAKPTINKRIASLKVYWSYLIEQKIAIYDPTKKIKIKRISRLEDTPRWLNDMEQVKLLNLIRREENEWKRKRNMAMVRLMLQAGLRIGEVVNLEIEDYRKISSVGTITIREGKGGKLDVVKAVKGYLSRPR; encoded by the coding sequence ATGGATTTTAAAAACTGGTTAAAAAACGAAGGGAAACGAGAGCAAACCATTCAAGTGTATGTTCGTTCAGTCCGTCAATTTATGGAATGGTTACAAATTTCACATGGACGAAATTGGAACCCTGATGAAATAAGTGCAAAATTTATTCATGAATGGATTCATCATATGCAGACCATTGAAAAAGTGGCAAAACCTACAATAAATAAAAGAATTGCCTCATTAAAAGTATACTGGTCGTATCTTATTGAACAAAAGATTGCAATATATGATCCCACAAAGAAAATAAAGATAAAACGTATTTCTAGGTTAGAAGACACTCCACGTTGGTTGAATGACATGGAACAAGTGAAATTACTTAACTTGATCCGACGAGAAGAAAATGAATGGAAACGAAAAAGGAATATGGCCATGGTTCGTTTAATGTTACAAGCGGGCCTTCGAATTGGTGAGGTTGTAAATCTAGAGATAGAGGATTATAGAAAAATTAGTAGTGTAGGGACTATTACAATTCGTGAAGGTAAAGGCGGTAAGCTTGATGTAGTAAAGGCAGTAAAAGGATATTTGTCGCGCCCTCGATGA
- a CDS encoding ThiF family adenylyltransferase, whose translation MDVDSYYWEMVKKNIGVYSKQEQEYLRNKKVIIFGLGGVGGYEAILFSRMGIGHITGVDPDEFEISNINRQMLALSSVIGEPKAKVAEQVVKDIHPYISTNFIQTRVDEDNVIELIKGHDIVVEAVDDMPSRVIIHRTARELGIPSVGMSGSPPTRGFVSTFFPTGIPYEEALNVSIVGGKLTNHELRQQIADIKKSRAWYSVEKGAPKEWAQDFCDGKAGWIITPMRAHLLSLFSFHEAIQVLTSREPLARAPKGIVIDINSQNPVQVKNEPKDGWDYTTL comes from the coding sequence ATGGATGTGGATTCCTATTATTGGGAAATGGTTAAGAAGAATATTGGTGTGTATTCTAAACAGGAACAAGAATACCTTAGAAATAAGAAGGTTATTATTTTTGGATTAGGGGGTGTAGGTGGATATGAAGCAATTCTCTTCTCTCGGATGGGGATTGGGCATATTACAGGCGTTGATCCAGATGAATTTGAAATATCTAATATTAACAGACAAATGTTAGCGCTTTCTAGTGTTATAGGTGAACCAAAAGCAAAAGTTGCAGAACAGGTTGTAAAAGATATACATCCCTATATATCAACAAACTTTATACAAACAAGAGTAGATGAAGATAATGTAATCGAGCTTATAAAAGGGCACGATATTGTAGTAGAAGCCGTAGATGATATGCCTTCAAGAGTTATTATACATAGAACAGCTAGAGAATTAGGTATACCAAGTGTGGGGATGTCAGGTAGTCCTCCTACAAGAGGATTTGTTTCTACATTTTTTCCAACTGGAATTCCTTATGAGGAAGCATTGAATGTATCTATTGTAGGAGGCAAATTAACAAATCATGAATTAAGACAACAAATTGCGGATATAAAGAAAAGTCGAGCTTGGTATTCTGTAGAAAAAGGAGCACCAAAAGAGTGGGCGCAAGATTTTTGTGATGGAAAAGCAGGCTGGATTATCACGCCGATGCGTGCCCATCTATTGTCACTATTTAGCTTTCATGAAGCAATCCAAGTGTTAACTAGTCGTGAACCGTTAGCGAGAGCTCCAAAAGGAATTGTTATTGATATAAATAGCCAGAACCCCGTCCAAGTAAAAAATGAACCAAAAGATGGTTGGGATTATACAACACTGTAA
- a CDS encoding ThiF family adenylyltransferase, translating to MLTKNKNTQNIYEESFTRNIGVISVEEQEKLKNARVTVVGAGGVGGITLIQLARMGVGSLHVIDQDVFEASNINRQMLSSISKLGQQKAEVALEVLQDINPLLQVEITKEFVTEDNALELLTNTDVIIDATDNLVARVIIHRTAQKLGIPSIWIAVTPPFRGGVMSLTPNSTPYEIALGYPSYQQELTPEMQNKIHELKDGRALHSVKHGADEKWANSYVQKDRPWAVLSPVANIIGILASFEAFKFIINREELKPVISPNLIQINLANQNMVHVSVPENDSWNYTTL from the coding sequence TTGTTAACAAAAAATAAAAATACGCAAAATATATATGAAGAAAGTTTCACGAGAAATATTGGCGTCATTTCTGTAGAGGAGCAAGAAAAATTAAAAAATGCTCGCGTTACTGTAGTTGGGGCAGGGGGAGTAGGAGGAATTACACTCATTCAATTGGCGCGAATGGGTGTAGGTTCTTTACATGTTATTGATCAAGATGTATTTGAAGCAAGCAATATCAATCGACAAATGCTAAGTTCCATCAGTAAATTAGGACAGCAAAAAGCAGAGGTCGCTTTAGAAGTTTTGCAGGATATTAATCCATTATTACAAGTAGAGATAACAAAAGAATTTGTTACCGAGGACAATGCATTAGAACTTCTAACGAATACAGATGTCATTATAGATGCAACTGATAATTTAGTAGCGAGAGTAATTATCCATCGTACAGCTCAGAAACTAGGAATCCCTTCTATTTGGATTGCAGTTACCCCCCCTTTTAGAGGTGGCGTCATGTCTTTAACTCCTAACTCTACGCCCTATGAAATTGCGTTAGGATATCCATCCTATCAACAAGAGCTAACACCAGAAATGCAGAATAAAATTCATGAGTTAAAAGATGGACGTGCACTTCATTCTGTCAAGCATGGTGCGGATGAGAAATGGGCAAATAGTTATGTACAAAAAGATCGCCCATGGGCTGTACTGTCTCCTGTTGCGAATATCATAGGCATTCTAGCAAGCTTTGAAGCATTTAAATTTATAATAAATCGAGAAGAATTAAAACCTGTAATAAGTCCAAATTTAATACAAATTAACCTTGCAAATCAAAATATGGTACATGTGTCTGTACCTGAAAATGATAGTTGGAATTATACAACATTATAG
- a CDS encoding DUF441 family protein — MLPFLLLGIIVTLALLVKDYALAGTACLLGVLLAVGQKALLHLIQQYSFPIGIFFLMLFLLVPITSGKITSENVIKLITSPIGLGSILAGFTVSYIGGKGVGVLPMNPTILLGVLIGTLIAVLFTKGLPAGLIIAAGIIAIISMK; from the coding sequence ATGCTTCCTTTTTTGTTACTGGGGATTATTGTTACACTCGCCCTGCTTGTTAAGGATTATGCGCTAGCTGGTACGGCTTGTTTATTAGGAGTTTTACTTGCTGTTGGACAAAAAGCTTTATTACATCTTATTCAACAATATTCTTTTCCAATTGGTATTTTCTTTCTGATGTTATTCCTTTTAGTACCAATTACATCTGGAAAGATTACAAGTGAAAACGTAATAAAATTAATTACCTCTCCTATCGGATTAGGATCCATTCTAGCAGGTTTTACTGTGTCATACATAGGAGGAAAAGGTGTAGGAGTTCTACCTATGAATCCTACGATATTGTTAGGTGTCTTAATAGGTACTCTTATTGCCGTATTATTTACAAAAGGGTTACCAGCCGGATTAATTATTGCGGCTGGAATCATAGCTATTATTTCTATGAAATGA
- a CDS encoding alpha/beta hydrolase, producing MKIKWTHISLVGIFLIILMSSCSNIKETSQNDQTSKVVKQELEIQQGEEKLFLLHKNLNNKKQYTSDEIILFLEPFSVPTAQAFDVPKFSWMDEYARKGYDTWAMDFRGFGRSSRPKEMSDPPSQNRPVIHLNDATKDLETIVNWIKKKRNVKKIHIVGWSYGGVVAGNYAMSHPQDINKLILYGYMHGFTLPMMTKPLENPLQPNQFNPEASAYQMVDFDKGMHHWHMMMGNKKIVTNEATDAVKQVFIDSDPMSKKNNQTIRRPVGPLEDLFYIWKNQPLYDVSKITVPVLVIYGEDDIFADRNMISKLTSTKQKKEVIIPDATHWAVYEKNRNILFEQTLNFIEGKEGKKE from the coding sequence ATGAAGATAAAATGGACACATATTAGTTTAGTAGGAATTTTTTTGATAATACTTATGTCTAGTTGTTCTAATATCAAAGAAACTTCTCAAAATGATCAAACTTCTAAAGTGGTAAAACAAGAATTAGAAATTCAGCAAGGAGAAGAAAAATTATTTTTACTTCATAAAAACTTAAATAATAAAAAACAGTATACATCTGATGAAATTATCTTATTTTTAGAACCATTTAGTGTACCTACAGCTCAAGCATTTGATGTACCAAAATTTTCGTGGATGGATGAGTATGCCAGAAAAGGGTATGATACTTGGGCTATGGATTTCAGAGGGTTTGGTCGTTCTTCTCGCCCTAAAGAAATGTCAGATCCTCCTTCCCAAAACCGTCCGGTTATTCATTTGAATGATGCAACTAAGGATCTAGAAACAATTGTAAATTGGATTAAAAAGAAGAGAAACGTAAAAAAAATTCATATTGTTGGATGGTCATATGGAGGCGTTGTGGCTGGAAATTATGCGATGTCCCATCCACAAGATATTAATAAACTGATCTTATACGGATATATGCATGGATTCACGCTTCCTATGATGACAAAACCTCTTGAAAATCCATTACAACCTAATCAATTTAATCCTGAAGCATCAGCCTATCAAATGGTGGACTTTGATAAAGGAATGCATCATTGGCATATGATGATGGGAAATAAAAAAATTGTTACAAACGAAGCAACGGATGCCGTAAAACAAGTTTTTATTGATTCAGATCCTATGAGTAAGAAAAATAATCAAACGATTCGTCGACCAGTTGGTCCACTTGAAGATTTATTTTATATTTGGAAAAATCAGCCTCTATATGATGTATCTAAAATTACTGTCCCAGTACTTGTTATTTATGGTGAAGATGACATATTTGCAGACCGAAATATGATATCAAAATTAACAAGTACAAAACAAAAAAAAGAAGTGATAATCCCTGATGCAACGCACTGGGCCGTTTATGAAAAGAATCGTAATATTCTATTTGAACAAACATTAAACTTTATAGAAGGGAAAGAAGGCAAAAAGGAATGA
- a CDS encoding 2-isopropylmalate synthase, giving the protein MKNGITILDATLREGEQQCGIRFSKEDKISLLHMLENFGVTLIEVGHPGISEEEEEICREVAASAKCAEILMHARAKKEEVHAAYRAGADWIGIWASINPISLQTKYTNRSKDYVINQVKQAIEEAKSLGMKIRFTIEDASRTEWEDIAYIGQIAHIAGADRISLADTVGIWEPGQCATIVKKSVETFPCEIEVHLHNDLGLAMANALAAIDSGASVIDTTLCGIGERAGIVDLLNLSVFLSQKRNLQCFKLQMIPELTQSLQLATGCQVDHWRPIIGKNIFTHTASYHIKAVQQNYSAYEGIQPEMIGRVRNIQQKRIERKGPRLSKSLRVSKPFVKGASELLYHRDGPGERWVQMDYRTDERASFYVIQRVFYDAHMDENLEGHVDTHAHHCDSAFIFWGNRIDGTGLICEVEIEGELQIIESPASVFIPSGLKHRYKYLSGTGTYTNIVLAPNYNSSLLEENSSKVFVY; this is encoded by the coding sequence ATGAAAAATGGCATAACAATATTAGATGCTACCTTACGTGAAGGAGAACAACAATGTGGTATTCGTTTCTCCAAGGAAGATAAAATTTCATTACTGCATATGTTAGAGAATTTTGGAGTAACTCTTATTGAGGTTGGACATCCAGGTATTTCTGAAGAAGAAGAAGAGATTTGCCGAGAAGTTGCAGCCTCTGCAAAGTGCGCTGAAATACTTATGCATGCTCGGGCGAAAAAAGAAGAAGTTCATGCGGCTTATCGTGCTGGTGCCGATTGGATAGGAATCTGGGCGTCTATTAATCCTATTTCTTTACAAACAAAGTATACCAATCGATCAAAAGATTATGTTATTAATCAGGTGAAACAAGCTATTGAAGAAGCAAAATCTTTAGGAATGAAAATCCGTTTTACTATTGAAGATGCTTCACGAACGGAATGGGAAGATATCGCCTACATTGGACAGATTGCACATATAGCTGGAGCAGATCGAATCAGTTTAGCAGACACTGTAGGAATTTGGGAGCCAGGTCAGTGTGCGACAATCGTGAAGAAATCTGTTGAGACATTCCCTTGTGAGATTGAAGTTCATCTTCATAATGATTTAGGATTAGCCATGGCAAATGCTCTTGCTGCAATCGATTCAGGGGCATCTGTCATTGATACTACATTGTGCGGAATAGGTGAACGTGCTGGGATTGTTGATTTGCTAAATTTATCAGTATTTTTATCTCAAAAGCGTAATCTACAGTGCTTTAAACTACAGATGATTCCTGAATTAACGCAATCTCTCCAATTAGCTACTGGTTGTCAAGTAGATCATTGGAGACCGATTATTGGAAAGAATATATTTACTCATACTGCGTCCTATCATATAAAAGCTGTTCAGCAGAATTACTCAGCATACGAGGGTATTCAACCTGAAATGATAGGAAGAGTAAGGAACATACAACAAAAACGTATAGAAAGAAAAGGGCCTCGGCTTTCAAAGTCTCTCCGAGTTAGTAAACCATTTGTAAAAGGAGCATCTGAGCTTTTATATCATCGTGATGGTCCAGGAGAGCGTTGGGTACAGATGGATTATAGAACTGATGAACGTGCTTCATTTTATGTAATACAGCGTGTATTTTACGACGCCCATATGGATGAGAACTTAGAAGGACATGTAGATACTCACGCACATCATTGTGATAGTGCCTTTATTTTCTGGGGGAATAGAATAGATGGTACAGGTCTCATATGTGAAGTGGAAATTGAAGGGGAATTGCAAATAATTGAAAGTCCAGCATCTGTTTTTATTCCATCGGGGTTAAAACATAGGTACAAATACCTTTCAGGGACAGGAACATATACAAACATCGTACTAGCACCTAATTATAATTCTAGTTTGTTAGAGGAAAACTCATCAAAAGTATTTGTATATTAA
- a CDS encoding SRPBCC domain-containing protein has translation MMINMPHQIIINATSEKVYEAITTAEGFKGWWTTDAKAEPQIGSIAEFGFYNRQAVFQMHIDQLEPGKLVAWTAQHDMPGWKGTKIRFDLNVNENGATIVNFNHSGWESMEGPYAMINTTWGTLMYILKQYVEGNNPGAWHQA, from the coding sequence ATGATGATAAACATGCCGCATCAAATCATAATCAACGCAACTTCTGAGAAAGTATACGAAGCCATTACCACAGCAGAAGGATTTAAGGGTTGGTGGACAACAGATGCTAAAGCTGAACCTCAAATAGGAAGCATTGCTGAATTTGGCTTTTACAATCGTCAAGCCGTCTTCCAAATGCACATTGATCAGCTCGAACCAGGTAAGCTGGTAGCATGGACAGCTCAGCATGATATGCCAGGATGGAAAGGTACAAAAATTCGTTTCGATTTGAATGTGAATGAAAACGGGGCGACAATTGTAAACTTTAACCATTCTGGATGGGAGTCCATGGAGGGTCCATATGCGATGATTAATACAACTTGGGGTACACTTATGTACATTCTGAAGCAATATGTGGAAGGAAACAATCCAGGTGCATGGCATCAGGCATAA
- a CDS encoding winged helix-turn-helix domain-containing protein, with translation MMMENETLANMFKALAHPMRIKILDLIKDRPMSTGELSKQFQVTRFAVMKHIDILEEAGLLVHRKVERTRLNYLNEQEIILLNIYSC, from the coding sequence ATGATGATGGAAAACGAAACATTAGCAAATATGTTTAAGGCATTGGCTCATCCTATGCGAATCAAAATTCTTGATTTAATAAAAGATCGTCCGATGAGCACTGGAGAATTAAGCAAACAGTTTCAAGTCACTCGATTTGCTGTTATGAAACACATCGATATATTAGAAGAAGCCGGACTGTTGGTTCATCGAAAAGTAGAACGAACCCGATTAAACTACCTCAATGAGCAAGAAATTATATTGTTGAATATCTACTCGTGTTAG
- a CDS encoding M3 family oligoendopeptidase, protein MQHTDTLDISNLHVLEKEFEILLHTKISSSTNLESWLKQQSQLMNEIDEQLRLHYIAFQCNTDDLETKAALDFDQKHVQPLVKRYQSLLDKKYFDSPFRLQLDSNYYGLLNKKITNSMALFHEKNIDLEVEEDELITRYYEITGNLTVMWEGSEKTITELNVYLQDSNRNVRQNVKTLISEKMLSVEMELQDILNKLIAIRHKKAKNVGLPNYRDYMFQKYERFDYSAVDCNNLAESIRKFVVPLQEKFHREQQTDLQLDTLRPWDVKAIAPNQKILKPIEKENELIEKSSLILHKLDPDFSSLLQRMHEKNYLDLESRKGKAHGGFCEYLPVSKLSFIFMNLTYTQDDVVVFLHEMGHSIHNECMKHFELKQYQNVPMESAELASMTMELFTMEYWDVFYQNKADVKKAKKEQLQGTIMYLPIILIIDQFQHWIYENPVHSAKERNEKFLELYGTYDSSIVNWEGYETWRATQWLSVLHIFEAPFYYIEYAIAQIGALQMYKQYKENPEQALHNYKKALALGSSKSLKEVYEAAGIRFDFSSETIKEVVDFVEKELALLEKL, encoded by the coding sequence ATGCAGCACACTGATACTTTAGATATTAGTAATTTACATGTATTAGAAAAAGAATTTGAAATACTATTACACACCAAAATTTCTTCTAGTACAAATCTTGAAAGTTGGCTAAAGCAACAATCACAATTAATGAATGAAATTGATGAACAATTGAGGTTGCATTACATCGCCTTTCAATGTAATACAGATGATTTAGAAACAAAAGCAGCACTTGATTTTGACCAAAAACATGTCCAGCCACTAGTAAAACGTTATCAAAGTTTATTAGATAAAAAGTATTTTGATTCACCTTTCCGGTTGCAACTCGATTCTAATTACTATGGTTTATTAAATAAGAAAATAACAAATTCAATGGCATTATTTCATGAAAAAAATATTGATTTAGAAGTAGAAGAAGATGAATTGATAACAAGATATTACGAAATTACAGGTAATTTGACCGTGATGTGGGAAGGCTCGGAAAAAACAATTACTGAATTGAACGTATATTTACAAGATTCGAATCGCAATGTGCGACAAAATGTTAAAACGCTTATTTCTGAAAAAATGTTATCAGTCGAAATGGAACTACAAGACATTTTAAATAAATTAATTGCAATTCGTCATAAAAAAGCAAAAAATGTCGGTTTACCTAATTATCGTGATTACATGTTTCAAAAATATGAACGATTTGATTATAGCGCTGTAGATTGTAATAATTTAGCAGAATCAATACGAAAATTCGTTGTGCCTCTTCAAGAAAAATTTCATCGGGAGCAACAAACGGACCTTCAATTAGACACACTTCGTCCATGGGATGTTAAAGCTATAGCTCCTAACCAAAAAATTTTAAAACCGATAGAAAAAGAAAATGAATTAATAGAAAAAAGCTCCCTAATTTTACATAAACTAGACCCGGATTTTTCATCATTACTACAGCGTATGCACGAAAAAAACTACTTGGACTTAGAAAGCCGAAAAGGAAAAGCACATGGTGGTTTCTGTGAATATTTACCCGTTTCGAAACTATCTTTTATTTTTATGAATCTCACATATACGCAAGATGACGTTGTAGTCTTTTTGCATGAGATGGGGCATAGTATTCATAACGAATGTATGAAACATTTTGAACTAAAGCAGTATCAAAATGTACCTATGGAATCAGCTGAATTAGCAAGTATGACAATGGAGCTGTTTACAATGGAATACTGGGATGTATTCTATCAAAATAAGGCTGACGTTAAGAAAGCAAAAAAAGAACAATTACAAGGAACTATTATGTATTTACCAATCATTCTTATTATTGATCAATTTCAACATTGGATCTATGAAAACCCGGTTCATTCAGCTAAAGAACGAAATGAAAAGTTTCTAGAATTATACGGTACCTATGATTCAAGTATAGTAAATTGGGAAGGGTATGAAACATGGCGAGCAACACAATGGCTTTCTGTTCTGCATATTTTTGAAGCACCTTTCTATTACATTGAGTATGCGATTGCACAAATTGGCGCACTGCAAATGTATAAACAATATAAAGAAAATCCAGAGCAAGCATTACATAATTATAAAAAAGCCTTGGCATTAGGTAGTTCAAAATCCTTAAAAGAAGTGTATGAAGCTGCTGGAATCCGGTTTGATTTTTCGAGTGAGACGATAAAAGAAGTTGTGGATTTTGTAGAGAAAGAGCTTGCTTTATTAGAAAAATTATAA
- a CDS encoding DMT family transporter: MENTKKAYIAALLYAFIIGFSFMFVKLTLAVTGPLDILAHRFTVAFLVAMIPVIFGFIKLNISFKNMLSILPLALFYPALFFAFQAFGLVYTSSSEAGIIQASIPIFTMVLASYFLKEHTNMWQKLSVLLSVTGVIYIFVMKGLGTQATSFTGIIFILLSALASAGYNILARKMTKTFRLIDLTYMMTAIGFLCFNMIAIFNHIRTGTINLYFQPFTNGAFLISILYLGVLSSLLTAFLSNYALTYIEASKMSVFSNLSTLLTIIAGVLFLNEQIVYYHMIGAVMIVLGILGTNFLGKKEKKKSIKRNSYNNEETL, from the coding sequence ATGGAGAATACAAAAAAAGCGTATATTGCAGCTTTGCTATACGCCTTTATTATCGGATTTTCATTTATGTTTGTGAAATTAACATTAGCAGTTACAGGGCCACTTGATATACTTGCTCATCGATTCACAGTAGCATTTTTAGTAGCGATGATACCTGTCATTTTCGGTTTTATTAAATTGAATATTTCCTTCAAAAACATGTTATCTATTTTGCCATTAGCTTTATTTTATCCAGCATTGTTCTTTGCTTTTCAAGCATTTGGATTAGTATATACATCATCATCTGAAGCAGGCATTATTCAAGCATCCATTCCGATCTTTACAATGGTCTTGGCCTCTTATTTTTTAAAAGAACATACAAATATGTGGCAAAAACTATCTGTACTCCTATCTGTTACAGGTGTCATTTATATTTTTGTAATGAAAGGTCTTGGAACGCAAGCTACTAGCTTCACAGGGATTATTTTCATTCTTTTATCAGCATTGGCATCGGCTGGATATAACATATTAGCCCGGAAAATGACAAAGACATTCAGACTCATTGACTTAACGTATATGATGACAGCAATTGGTTTCCTTTGTTTTAATATGATTGCAATTTTCAATCACATACGTACAGGAACAATAAACCTATATTTTCAACCATTTACAAACGGGGCATTTCTCATATCAATTCTATATTTAGGGGTGCTTTCTTCCCTTCTTACAGCGTTTTTATCCAACTATGCATTAACATATATAGAAGCATCTAAAATGAGCGTGTTCAGCAATCTTTCAACGTTACTTACAATTATCGCAGGTGTTCTGTTCTTAAATGAACAAATTGTATACTATCATATGATTGGAGCAGTCATGATTGTACTCGGTATATTAGGAACAAACTTTTTAGGTAAAAAAGAAAAGAAGAAATCCATAAAAAGGAATTCATATAATAATGAAGAAACCCTCTAA
- a CDS encoding PLP-dependent aminotransferase family protein translates to MYKYLAVLNHLEDMIQQGEIKEGNKLPSIRYLVNQYQCNKATIIRALHELERRHIIYSVPRSGYYVVKKMSDDGENDATSINFASSAPDPDVFPYLDFQHCINKAIDTYKNDLFIYGTPKGLPSLISVVQKQLANYQVFANEENIFITSGVQQALAVLTSIPFPNRKETVLIEQPSYHLFIEYLETHNIPVIGIKRTSEGIDLAELEKIFQTEEIKFFYTIPRFHHPLGTSYSRKEKEAIVSLAQKYNVFIVEDDYLADLERDKKADPLYSYDDSAYVIYVKSYSKIIFPGLRVGVAIIPSCLAEAFHKYKKLLDIDSSMISQAALEVYIKSGMFERHKQKIQSSYFARSKTLSATLQYAYTENQQLFTYTPVKQSSIHTCLSLHKSIPLEPLIRTLKQKQIFIESINRNYLSAFPKEKLIKLNVSNVKEEKIEVGICRIIEEMKNINNAPFQFKQD, encoded by the coding sequence ATGTATAAGTATTTAGCTGTGCTTAATCATTTAGAAGATATGATTCAACAAGGCGAAATAAAAGAAGGGAATAAGTTACCGTCTATTCGTTATCTCGTTAATCAGTATCAATGTAATAAAGCAACGATTATACGTGCACTACATGAGTTAGAAAGACGACACATCATCTATTCCGTACCAAGAAGTGGATATTATGTTGTGAAAAAAATGAGTGATGATGGAGAGAATGATGCAACAAGTATTAATTTTGCATCATCTGCGCCTGATCCAGATGTCTTTCCATATTTAGATTTTCAGCATTGTATTAACAAAGCAATTGATACATATAAGAACGATCTATTTATTTATGGTACGCCAAAAGGATTACCATCATTAATTTCAGTCGTGCAAAAACAACTCGCAAACTATCAAGTATTTGCAAATGAAGAGAATATTTTTATTACATCTGGTGTTCAGCAAGCTTTAGCTGTATTAACGTCTATACCATTTCCAAATAGAAAGGAAACCGTGTTAATTGAACAACCGAGCTATCATTTGTTTATTGAATATCTAGAAACACACAATATTCCTGTGATTGGAATAAAACGAACTTCTGAAGGAATTGACTTAGCTGAGCTAGAAAAAATCTTTCAAACAGAAGAGATTAAGTTCTTTTATACCATTCCAAGATTCCATCATCCGTTAGGAACTTCATATTCTAGAAAAGAAAAAGAAGCAATCGTTTCTCTAGCTCAAAAATATAATGTTTTTATTGTAGAAGATGATTATTTAGCAGATTTAGAACGAGACAAAAAAGCAGATCCACTGTATAGTTACGATGATTCTGCGTATGTAATTTATGTGAAAAGCTATTCCAAGATTATTTTCCCAGGATTACGTGTTGGAGTTGCGATCATTCCTTCATGTTTAGCAGAAGCATTTCACAAATATAAGAAATTACTAGATATCGATAGTTCCATGATTTCACAAGCGGCATTAGAGGTCTATATAAAAAGCGGCATGTTTGAAAGGCATAAACAAAAAATACAGTCTTCCTATTTTGCAAGATCAAAAACGTTATCAGCTACCCTACAATATGCTTACACAGAGAACCAACAACTATTTACATATACTCCAGTGAAACAATCAAGTATTCATACTTGTCTTTCGTTACATAAAAGCATTCCCCTTGAGCCTTTGATTCGTACTTTAAAACAAAAACAGATTTTTATTGAGTCGATTAATAGAAACTACTTATCAGCTTTTCCAAAAGAAAAACTGATAAAATTAAATGTTTCGAATGTAAAAGAAGAGAAAATTGAAGTTGGTATTTGTAGAATCATAGAAGAAATGAAGAACATAAATAATGCGCCATTTCAGTTTAAGCAGGACTGA